From one Nitrospira sp. MA-1 genomic stretch:
- a CDS encoding CDP-archaeol synthase encodes MVCLSSLLLGVRFLPGIIMVYLQAFLLIMAANAAPIFGRLLMKGRWIAPLDGGATFFDGQPLLGPSKTYRGVAFSLVGTVLAADVLAMPWEIGLLTGGLAMTGDCFSSFIKRRLGYVSGGMALGLDQIPESLFPLLGLWGPLSLSPIGIMATAGAFMVFELFISPILYRFRIRKNPH; translated from the coding sequence ATGGTGTGTCTTTCCTCGCTTCTCCTGGGTGTGCGGTTTTTGCCGGGCATCATTATGGTCTATCTCCAGGCTTTTTTGTTAATTATGGCGGCCAATGCCGCCCCGATTTTCGGTCGGCTGCTTATGAAAGGGCGTTGGATTGCTCCTCTTGATGGGGGAGCGACCTTCTTCGATGGGCAGCCGTTGTTGGGACCCTCGAAAACCTATCGAGGTGTGGCTTTCTCGTTGGTGGGTACGGTTCTGGCGGCGGATGTGCTGGCTATGCCATGGGAGATAGGCCTCCTGACGGGGGGGTTAGCGATGACCGGCGATTGCTTCTCCAGCTTTATCAAGCGACGATTGGGCTATGTCTCAGGCGGGATGGCCTTGGGCTTAGACCAAATTCCGGAGAGCCTATTTCCCCTGTTAGGGCTATGGGGACCCCTATCGTTATCGCCTATTGGCATAATGGCCACTGCAGGTGCGTTTATGGTGTTCGAATTGTTTATTTCTCCGATTTTATACAGATTCCGGATTCGTAAAAATCCGCATTAA
- a CDS encoding osmoprotectant NAGGN system M42 family peptidase, whose translation MIESKIDTQYLLHILQKLLVIPSPTGYTDQIVHAVSGELKQLGIPFELTRRGAIRATMAGQVSTPDRAIVAHLDTLGALVKWLKNNGRLAIVPIGTWSSRFAEGARVTVFSDTKKHRGTILPLKASGHTYGDEIDTQPVSWKNLEIRLDETVTDANGHIQHLSNEEDLRRLGIHIGDFIAIDPSPEISPNGFINSRHLDDKAGVATILAAAKSILESGVTLPVDCHLLFTISEEVGSGASAILHGDVAEMITIDNGTPAPFQASSEFGATIAMADSAGPFDYHLVRRLIALCVEHDIPFQRDIFCDYRSDSASAVEAGNDIRTALLTFGVDSSHGYERTHLSGLEAIAKLLVVYMKNEPVFWRDRDSLGSDNDFPTQPIEEHSFPQTLEDMVRRHGEHQHDSLRSGTEDR comes from the coding sequence ATGATCGAATCGAAAATTGACACTCAGTATCTCCTGCATATTCTCCAAAAATTGTTGGTGATTCCGAGCCCGACTGGCTATACGGATCAAATTGTCCATGCGGTATCGGGTGAACTGAAGCAATTAGGGATTCCCTTCGAACTCACCCGGCGCGGAGCGATTCGAGCCACAATGGCGGGACAGGTCAGTACACCTGATCGAGCCATTGTGGCTCATCTGGATACCCTGGGGGCTTTGGTTAAATGGCTCAAAAACAACGGCCGGCTGGCCATTGTGCCGATCGGAACCTGGTCCAGTCGGTTTGCCGAGGGTGCGCGCGTGACCGTCTTTTCCGATACAAAGAAGCATCGTGGCACCATCCTGCCTCTGAAAGCATCAGGGCACACCTATGGTGATGAAATCGATACCCAACCGGTGTCCTGGAAGAATCTGGAAATTCGACTTGATGAAACGGTTACGGACGCCAATGGACATATCCAACACTTATCAAACGAAGAGGATCTCCGACGACTCGGGATTCATATTGGTGATTTTATTGCCATTGATCCCTCACCTGAAATCAGTCCCAATGGTTTTATCAACTCGCGGCATTTGGATGATAAAGCCGGAGTGGCCACCATCTTGGCGGCTGCCAAATCCATCCTTGAAAGCGGGGTCACGCTCCCTGTGGATTGCCATTTACTGTTTACGATTTCCGAAGAGGTCGGATCCGGGGCATCAGCGATCTTACATGGTGATGTGGCAGAAATGATCACGATTGATAATGGCACCCCCGCGCCCTTTCAAGCCTCAAGCGAATTCGGCGCGACGATTGCCATGGCTGATTCAGCCGGGCCTTTTGATTATCACCTGGTCAGGCGGCTCATCGCCTTATGTGTCGAACATGACATTCCGTTTCAACGAGACATCTTTTGTGACTACAGAAGTGACAGTGCGTCGGCCGTAGAGGCCGGAAATGACATTCGGACCGCCCTCCTTACGTTCGGGGTCGATTCCTCCCACGGCTATGAGCGAACTCATCTGAGTGGGCTTGAGGCTATTGCGAAGTTACTCGTCGTGTATATGAAAAATGAACCGGTGTTTTGGCGAGATCGCGATTCGTTAGGGTCCGATAATGATTTCCCCACTCAACCGATTGAAGAACATTCTTTTCCTCAAACTCTTGAGGACATGGTTCGACGCCATGGTGAACACCAACATGACTCATTGCGTTCAGGGACTGAAGACCGATGA
- a CDS encoding OPT/YSL family transporter produces the protein MPSLLPTPTFPPPDTTHPQLTIRAIATGMVLGVLLTPCNIYSGLKIGWTFNMSITAALLSYAFWKIFETTAQTERWGLLENNINQTTASSAASIISSGLVAPIPALAMLTGEQLPWSLLSVWVFSVSLVGIVVAVGLRQQMLIRDRLPFPAGVATAETVREIYGKGGEALARVKVLLTAGGIAGIIKIFNEAILTIPKMATGLAIPLKGALNKAGLSTVSLSNLGFVLDPSLLMVGFGAIIGLRAGLSLLLGAILAWGIIGPWVLTQGWIPAESLAPDGYWFGPMVEWLLWPGVTLMVMASLTSFACSWGSGLTGGILSRKAPASLVTPNDPHVIPRQWFVIGLCVSLVFGVLTQITLFNISIGIAILAVLLSFVLAIVAGRVSGETGITPIGAMGKVTQLTFGFLIPGNVTTNLMAANVTGGAAGQCADLLHDLKTGLLLGASPRFQALAQIFGVLTGSLVGSAVYLVLIPDPQSMLLTIEWPAPAVATWKAVAEVFQLGSEAIPQGSLLAMGIAGLLGVGMVVLDQALPRFISRWIPSASTMGLAFVIPAWNSLSLFLGALLGTFLMRYAKTWAERFLMALAAGLVAGESLAGVASVLVKILF, from the coding sequence ATGCCCTCTCTTTTACCCACACCTACTTTTCCCCCACCCGACACGACCCATCCACAGTTGACGATTCGTGCTATTGCCACGGGAATGGTCTTAGGAGTACTCCTCACCCCCTGCAATATCTATAGCGGACTGAAGATTGGGTGGACATTTAATATGTCCATCACCGCAGCCTTGCTCAGTTATGCGTTTTGGAAAATATTCGAAACCACCGCCCAAACTGAGCGCTGGGGTTTGCTCGAAAATAATATCAATCAAACCACGGCCTCTTCGGCTGCATCCATTATCTCGTCAGGGCTGGTGGCCCCGATTCCCGCCTTGGCCATGCTGACGGGGGAGCAATTACCGTGGTCTCTCCTCTCTGTATGGGTCTTTTCCGTCAGTCTGGTTGGCATTGTGGTCGCGGTCGGTCTCCGGCAACAGATGCTTATTCGTGACCGATTGCCGTTTCCCGCCGGTGTTGCCACAGCGGAAACCGTCAGGGAAATCTATGGAAAAGGGGGGGAAGCCCTGGCTCGCGTGAAAGTTCTCCTCACGGCTGGGGGGATCGCCGGGATCATAAAAATTTTCAACGAAGCTATTCTGACCATTCCCAAGATGGCCACGGGCCTGGCCATTCCACTTAAGGGAGCGCTCAACAAGGCGGGGTTATCCACTGTGTCCCTTTCCAATCTTGGGTTTGTTCTCGATCCCTCGCTCCTGATGGTGGGCTTTGGGGCCATTATCGGGCTTCGCGCCGGACTCTCTCTACTCCTTGGAGCGATCCTCGCCTGGGGCATCATTGGTCCTTGGGTCTTAACGCAGGGCTGGATTCCTGCGGAAAGTCTGGCGCCCGACGGCTATTGGTTCGGACCCATGGTGGAATGGTTGCTTTGGCCGGGGGTTACCTTGATGGTCATGGCCTCACTCACGTCTTTTGCCTGCTCTTGGGGGTCAGGGCTGACGGGCGGCATACTTTCTCGAAAAGCTCCGGCATCACTTGTAACCCCGAATGATCCCCATGTCATTCCACGTCAATGGTTTGTGATCGGACTGTGTGTCTCTTTGGTGTTTGGGGTGTTGACTCAGATCACGTTATTCAATATTTCGATTGGTATTGCGATCCTTGCGGTCCTACTCTCTTTTGTCTTGGCCATTGTGGCGGGACGAGTTTCAGGGGAAACCGGGATTACGCCAATCGGTGCCATGGGGAAAGTCACACAGCTCACGTTTGGTTTCCTCATTCCTGGCAATGTCACGACCAATTTGATGGCAGCCAATGTCACAGGTGGAGCGGCTGGCCAGTGCGCGGATCTCCTTCATGATTTAAAGACCGGTCTCCTCCTCGGTGCGTCGCCGCGATTTCAAGCCCTGGCGCAAATTTTTGGAGTGTTAACCGGCTCTCTGGTGGGTAGTGCGGTGTATCTGGTGCTCATTCCTGATCCTCAATCCATGCTGTTAACCATTGAATGGCCGGCTCCTGCTGTTGCCACATGGAAGGCTGTCGCGGAGGTCTTTCAACTCGGTAGTGAGGCTATTCCTCAGGGAAGTCTGTTGGCCATGGGCATTGCAGGTCTGCTAGGCGTGGGGATGGTTGTTCTCGACCAGGCTCTCCCACGATTCATCAGCCGATGGATCCCCAGCGCCTCGACGATGGGACTGGCGTTTGTCATACCGGCCTGGAATTCTTTGTCCCTTTTTCTCGGTGCTCTTCTTGGAACCTTTTTGATGAGGTATGCGAAAACCTGGGCGGAACGATTTTTAATGGCGCTGGCCGCCGGGCTTGTCGCTGGTGAAAGCCTCGCAGGTGTGGCGAGTGTTCTTGTTAAAATATTGTTTTGA
- a CDS encoding DUF2892 domain-containing protein, with amino-acid sequence MKRKRQLHDGIAGALITAGVALGYYVNPLWLLVPGILGVTLLQSGFTGFCPVYFILDRTCPEE; translated from the coding sequence ATGAAGCGAAAACGCCAACTCCATGACGGAATCGCCGGTGCGCTCATTACTGCAGGCGTCGCACTGGGGTACTACGTTAATCCTTTGTGGTTGTTAGTTCCGGGAATCCTTGGAGTCACACTGCTGCAAAGCGGGTTCACCGGATTTTGCCCAGTCTATTTCATTCTCGACAGAACCTGTCCCGAGGAATAG
- the ttcA gene encoding tRNA 2-thiocytidine(32) synthetase TtcA, with product MLQDIQPIQPLSHLTGSSEKLHTRLCRMVGQAVADFNMIEGGDKVMVCLSGGKDSYAMLDVLMSMQSRAPVSYELIAVNLDQKQPGFPEDVLPDYLTRLGVPFHIEERDTYSVVKRLIPEGETTCSLCSRLRRGILYGLAERLGATKIALGHHRNDMMETLLLNMLFNGTLKSMPPKLKSDDGQHVVIRPLAYVKESELARYAEMRNFPIIPCDLCGSQENLKRKEVKALLQEWDTRYPGSGDSVFAALSKVIPSHLLDRRLFDFEAFREPEP from the coding sequence ATGTTGCAGGATATTCAACCCATTCAACCCTTGTCCCATCTGACCGGATCTAGCGAGAAGCTTCATACCCGTTTGTGCCGAATGGTAGGGCAGGCCGTTGCCGATTTCAACATGATTGAAGGAGGCGATAAGGTCATGGTGTGCCTTTCCGGGGGGAAGGATAGTTATGCGATGTTGGACGTGTTGATGTCCATGCAGTCTCGTGCACCGGTGTCCTATGAACTGATTGCGGTGAATTTGGATCAGAAACAACCGGGATTTCCTGAAGATGTGCTTCCGGATTATCTCACGAGGCTTGGTGTGCCGTTTCATATTGAAGAACGCGATACCTATTCGGTAGTGAAACGGTTGATTCCAGAAGGCGAGACGACCTGCTCGCTTTGTTCACGGTTGCGTCGTGGCATCCTGTATGGATTGGCGGAACGGTTGGGGGCGACCAAGATTGCTCTTGGCCATCATCGCAACGATATGATGGAGACCTTGTTGTTGAACATGTTATTCAACGGAACCCTCAAAAGCATGCCGCCGAAACTGAAATCTGATGACGGACAACATGTGGTGATCCGCCCATTGGCATATGTGAAGGAATCCGAGCTGGCCCGTTATGCGGAAATGAGAAACTTTCCCATTATTCCCTGCGATCTATGCGGTTCACAGGAAAATTTGAAACGCAAAGAAGTGAAGGCCCTGCTTCAAGAATGGGATACCCGGTATCCCGGCTCGGGTGACAGTGTGTTTGCGGCCTTGTCCAAGGTCATACCCAGTCATCTCCTCGATCGTCGATTATTTGATTTCGAGGCTTTTCGCGAGCCCGAACCGTAG
- the ngg gene encoding N-acetylglutaminylglutamine synthetase translates to MKNPQALHMTSPRQRPIGPTVKNWEVGPATYQGRRVKPKVVLDCGWGRLIFAHTFTGPEEVASTLMQERPGHRDIAFYLRDPHVVLALRPHKLFLDPSHTFRLWLADYQSVAHQKSGMVITPIQSEADVTALNRIYAARGMVTADTDILMRHRRSQKLCYFLAKDQATNEVIGVILAVNHRLIFDDPEKGSSIWSLAVDPQAHHPGVGEALIRHAAERMKARGCNYVDLSVLHDNHEAIALYRKLGFGRIPVFAVKTRNTINEKLFAGPSPDQRLNPYATIIVNEARRRSIDVDVLDAENSYFRLTFGGRSITCRESLSELTTAIAMSRCADKTLTRRVLREAGLSVPAQMEANGRKHNGKFLEQYQSIVVKPAMGEQGAGVSVDVRRVKEMESAITLAGKCGDPVILEQYVKGEDLRIVLINYEVVAAAVRRPPRITGTGHHSIAELIDRQSQRRARLTGGESRIPLDGETRRCVKEGGFTLTEVLPKGKTLTVRKTANLHTGGTIHDVTGKLHPDLATAAVVGAKALAIPVVGFDFIVASVSKPEYVIIEANERPGLANHEPQPTAERFIDLLFPQTKTPTKLR, encoded by the coding sequence GTGAAGAACCCGCAAGCTCTTCACATGACGAGCCCTCGTCAGCGACCGATCGGGCCGACGGTCAAAAACTGGGAAGTTGGACCGGCGACCTACCAGGGACGGCGAGTGAAACCAAAAGTGGTCCTGGATTGCGGGTGGGGGCGGCTCATTTTTGCCCACACCTTTACAGGCCCCGAAGAGGTGGCTTCCACGCTGATGCAGGAACGTCCCGGCCACAGGGATATTGCCTTTTATCTACGGGATCCTCATGTGGTCCTGGCCCTGCGCCCGCATAAGCTGTTTCTGGATCCTTCGCATACGTTTCGATTGTGGTTGGCTGATTATCAATCGGTCGCACATCAGAAATCAGGCATGGTGATCACTCCCATCCAGTCGGAGGCCGATGTCACGGCGTTGAATCGGATCTATGCGGCACGGGGCATGGTTACGGCCGACACCGATATCCTTATGAGGCATCGCCGCTCCCAAAAGCTCTGCTATTTTCTCGCTAAAGACCAGGCCACGAATGAAGTGATTGGCGTTATCCTAGCTGTGAATCATCGCCTGATTTTTGACGATCCCGAAAAAGGCAGTAGCATCTGGAGTCTGGCTGTTGACCCTCAAGCCCACCATCCCGGAGTGGGGGAAGCGTTGATTCGTCATGCGGCCGAACGGATGAAGGCCCGGGGGTGCAACTATGTGGATCTCTCAGTGCTGCATGACAACCATGAGGCCATTGCGCTCTACCGGAAACTGGGCTTTGGACGAATTCCTGTATTTGCGGTGAAAACGCGAAATACCATTAATGAAAAATTGTTTGCAGGTCCCTCACCGGATCAACGACTCAACCCCTATGCCACCATTATTGTTAATGAGGCCAGGCGCCGAAGCATCGACGTCGATGTCCTGGATGCCGAGAATAGCTACTTCCGCTTGACGTTTGGGGGCCGGTCCATTACCTGTCGGGAATCGTTGTCCGAATTGACCACGGCGATAGCGATGAGCCGTTGTGCGGATAAGACCCTCACGCGGCGGGTGCTGCGGGAAGCCGGTCTATCCGTTCCAGCTCAGATGGAGGCCAATGGGCGGAAGCACAACGGCAAATTTCTTGAACAGTATCAATCGATTGTTGTCAAGCCGGCGATGGGGGAACAGGGAGCCGGGGTGAGTGTGGATGTGCGGAGGGTTAAGGAAATGGAGTCCGCAATCACCCTTGCCGGTAAATGTGGTGATCCCGTCATTCTGGAACAATATGTGAAAGGCGAGGATTTACGCATTGTGTTGATCAACTATGAAGTGGTTGCCGCTGCCGTTCGACGGCCACCTCGAATCACGGGGACAGGTCATCATTCGATTGCCGAATTGATTGACCGGCAGAGTCAGCGACGGGCCCGATTGACGGGCGGAGAAAGTCGAATTCCTCTGGACGGAGAAACCAGGAGGTGTGTGAAGGAGGGCGGTTTTACCCTTACAGAGGTTTTGCCAAAAGGCAAAACCCTCACGGTGCGTAAGACGGCCAATCTCCATACCGGAGGAACCATTCATGACGTGACAGGAAAGCTTCATCCTGATTTAGCCACTGCGGCGGTGGTTGGTGCCAAAGCGCTGGCTATCCCGGTGGTAGGATTTGATTTTATTGTCGCCTCGGTTTCCAAGCCTGAGTATGTCATTATTGAAGCAAACGAGCGACCCGGTCTCGCCAATCATGAACCGCAACCGACGGCAGAACGATTTATCGACCTGTTGTTTCCTCAAACGAAGACACCCACAAAATTGCGGTAG
- the msrA gene encoding peptide-methionine (S)-S-oxide reductase MsrA, translating into MSDSAIASSTGKELATLGGGCFWCLEAVFDQVKGVESVESGYMGGSRPNPTYEAVCGGNTGHAEVIQVTFNPGIITYRELLEIFFGIHDPTTLNRQGNDAGTQYRSAIFTHSSAQEATAHEVIRTLTEARLFDDPIVTQVEPASSFYMAEAYHQEYFVQNPSQPYCAYLINPKVAKFRQRFSDKLKPS; encoded by the coding sequence ATGTCTGACTCGGCCATAGCCTCATCAACAGGAAAAGAACTCGCCACATTGGGTGGCGGCTGCTTCTGGTGCCTCGAAGCCGTATTCGATCAAGTGAAGGGTGTCGAGTCCGTTGAATCCGGCTATATGGGCGGTAGTCGCCCCAATCCAACTTATGAAGCCGTCTGCGGCGGAAACACGGGACATGCCGAGGTGATACAAGTTACCTTTAATCCCGGCATCATCACCTATCGAGAACTCCTGGAAATCTTTTTTGGCATCCATGACCCCACCACCCTCAACCGACAAGGGAATGATGCGGGCACTCAATATCGCTCCGCCATTTTCACCCATTCCTCAGCACAAGAGGCGACCGCACACGAGGTCATTCGCACGCTGACGGAAGCCAGGTTGTTCGACGATCCCATTGTAACCCAGGTGGAACCCGCGTCATCCTTTTACATGGCCGAAGCCTACCACCAGGAATATTTTGTGCAGAACCCGTCACAACCTTACTGCGCCTATCTCATTAATCCCAAAGTGGCGAAGTTCCGGCAACGCTTTTCAGATAAGCTCAAACCCTCGTGA